In Vagococcus luciliae, one genomic interval encodes:
- the mgtA gene encoding magnesium-translocating P-type ATPase, producing the protein MAKEESVNKKNDELKKLSNLSARELMMEFRTSPDGLSSEDAEKRLDEFGENKVNVQKPKPWYRVLLESFMDPFIYVLAALLVVSALTKDFEAVLVMSTMILISAFIRFAQDFKAQQESLSLQNLVKHTSAVKRDGEIKERPMEDVVPGDIVYLSAGDMIPADGVLIWTKDLFVNQSSLTGESMPVEKFESDKVDFEVDKDTSAIDLNNLVFMGTDILSGQGEVIILRTGQDTFFGDIAKSASTARALTSFDRDLNRISKLLLKMVTVLFPVVFLINGLSKGDWTQAFFFAIAVAVGLTPEMLPMIVTSNLAKGSQTLAKKKVIVKELNAIQNLGSMTVLCTDKTGTITEDRVVLVEHVSPLGDSNQKVLDMAYLNSNYQTGWKNLMDHAIINHYEMNPDKMMTDNIEKIDEIPFDFSRRRLTVALKRDGHQLMITKGAVEEMAAICSYVEIDDEIVPLTEDLIQQMSDVNRRMNEQGMRVITVAYKRDVHDTPTYAVSDESDMILVGFVGFLDPAKQSAVTAISSLHQHGVNVKVLTGDNEIVSRKVCSDVGIEVDKSYIGTDIDTMDDEELKQAVNEVQLFAKLNPMQKARIINTLKEQGETVGFMGDGINDAPALRAADVGISVDTAADITKEASSIILLEKSLVVLEDGVLEGRKVFKNMMKYIMITISSNFGNVFSVLVASAFLPFLPMLSIQLLIQNLVYDISQLAMPWDNVDEEQIMRPVKFDIKNLLHFTLFIGPVSSIFDIITFAVMWFVIGANTVAQQSVFQSGWFLVGLFTQTLVVHVIRTEKIPFIQSIASPPMLVMSALAVGSGLFIILFEPLRQAFDFGELPSEYWIWLIVISFSYLVLQQLIKKLYIKKYKEWV; encoded by the coding sequence ATGGCAAAAGAAGAATCGGTAAATAAAAAGAATGACGAGTTAAAAAAGTTATCTAACTTAAGTGCTAGGGAATTAATGATGGAGTTCCGCACTTCACCTGATGGACTTAGCTCTGAAGATGCTGAAAAACGGCTAGATGAATTTGGCGAGAATAAGGTAAATGTACAAAAGCCTAAACCTTGGTATCGTGTATTACTGGAGTCTTTTATGGATCCGTTTATTTATGTTTTAGCAGCTTTGTTGGTTGTCTCTGCTTTGACAAAAGATTTTGAAGCAGTTCTTGTGATGAGTACGATGATTTTAATCAGTGCTTTTATTCGATTTGCTCAAGATTTCAAAGCACAACAGGAGTCATTATCATTACAAAATCTAGTAAAACATACAAGTGCTGTTAAAAGAGATGGTGAAATAAAAGAAAGACCAATGGAGGATGTTGTTCCTGGAGACATTGTGTATTTATCAGCAGGAGATATGATACCAGCTGATGGGGTACTTATTTGGACAAAAGATTTATTTGTCAATCAATCTTCATTGACAGGTGAATCCATGCCTGTTGAAAAATTTGAATCAGATAAAGTAGATTTTGAAGTAGATAAAGACACATCTGCCATTGATTTAAATAATTTAGTTTTTATGGGGACCGATATTTTAAGTGGTCAAGGTGAAGTGATTATCTTAAGAACAGGTCAAGATACATTTTTTGGCGATATTGCGAAATCTGCTAGTACAGCTCGTGCGTTAACAAGTTTTGACCGTGATTTAAATCGTATCAGTAAATTATTACTAAAAATGGTGACAGTATTGTTCCCAGTCGTATTTTTGATAAATGGTTTATCAAAAGGAGACTGGACCCAAGCTTTCTTCTTTGCTATTGCTGTAGCAGTTGGATTGACACCAGAAATGTTGCCAATGATTGTAACAAGTAACTTGGCTAAGGGATCGCAAACACTGGCGAAGAAAAAAGTCATTGTTAAAGAGTTAAATGCCATTCAAAATTTAGGTTCAATGACTGTTCTTTGTACGGATAAAACAGGAACGATTACAGAAGATCGTGTTGTATTAGTGGAACATGTTAGTCCTCTGGGTGATTCAAACCAAAAAGTGTTAGATATGGCTTATCTAAATTCAAATTATCAAACAGGTTGGAAAAACTTAATGGATCATGCCATTATTAATCATTATGAAATGAATCCAGATAAAATGATGACAGATAACATTGAAAAAATTGATGAGATTCCATTTGATTTTTCTAGACGTCGTTTGACAGTTGCGCTAAAAAGAGACGGCCATCAACTAATGATAACAAAAGGAGCCGTTGAAGAGATGGCGGCAATCTGTTCATATGTTGAAATAGATGATGAGATAGTTCCTTTAACAGAGGACTTGATTCAACAAATGTCAGATGTTAATAGACGAATGAATGAACAAGGGATGCGTGTGATTACGGTCGCTTATAAACGAGATGTCCATGACACACCGACTTATGCTGTTAGTGATGAGTCAGATATGATACTGGTTGGGTTTGTAGGATTTTTAGATCCAGCAAAACAATCAGCAGTAACAGCGATTTCTTCCTTGCATCAACATGGAGTCAATGTAAAAGTGTTAACAGGAGACAATGAAATAGTCTCTAGAAAAGTATGTAGTGATGTTGGGATTGAAGTAGATAAATCTTATATTGGAACAGACATTGATACAATGGATGATGAAGAATTAAAACAAGCAGTGAATGAAGTGCAACTATTTGCTAAGCTTAATCCTATGCAAAAAGCTCGTATTATCAATACATTAAAAGAGCAAGGCGAAACAGTTGGATTTATGGGAGATGGGATTAATGATGCTCCAGCGTTAAGAGCAGCTGATGTTGGAATTTCGGTTGATACTGCAGCTGATATTACAAAAGAAGCAAGCTCAATCATTCTTCTGGAAAAGAGTTTAGTCGTGTTAGAAGATGGGGTGCTCGAAGGACGTAAAGTATTTAAAAATATGATGAAGTATATCATGATTACGATTAGTTCAAACTTTGGGAATGTCTTTTCAGTTTTAGTAGCGAGTGCTTTTTTACCTTTCTTACCAATGCTATCAATTCAGTTATTAATACAGAATTTAGTCTATGATATTTCACAACTTGCTATGCCATGGGATAATGTTGATGAGGAACAAATTATGAGACCTGTTAAATTTGATATAAAAAATCTGTTACATTTTACATTATTCATTGGCCCTGTAAGTAGTATTTTTGATATTATAACGTTTGCTGTTATGTGGTTTGTGATAGGAGCTAATACAGTTGCTCAACAAAGTGTGTTTCAATCTGGTTGGTTTTTAGTTGGATTATTTACCCAAACACTGGTTGTTCATGTCATTCGTACGGAAAAAATCCCATTTATTCAAAGTATTGCAAGTCCTCCAATGTTAGTCATGAGTGCTTTAGCAGTTGGTTCAGGTTTATTTATTATTTTATTTGAGCCACTAAGACAAGCTTTTGATTTTGGAGAGTTACCAAGTGAATATTGGATTTGGTTAATAGTTATTAGTTTCTCTTATTTGGTACTGCAACAGTTAATTAAAAAACTTTATATAAAAAAATATAAAGAATGGGTTTAA
- a CDS encoding MIP/aquaporin family protein, with product MVKKGLAEVIGTFFLVFIGTGTAVLSGNVVGTLGIGLGFGLAIMVAANTIGQISGAHLNPAVTLAFLVNKRLDVQEFIVYVAGQIIGAILGTGLLRLILGMTDLGVDNLAQTTYQGISTTGAFIIEMTLTAILVFVIMSVTSKKGETSYNGLAIGLTLTMLHFIGVPLTGMSVNPVRSLSPAIFVGGDAMSQLWLYILAPLVGGLIAAVIAKTLLQTEE from the coding sequence TTGGTAAAAAAAGGTTTAGCAGAAGTAATAGGGACATTCTTTTTAGTCTTTATTGGTACAGGTACTGCAGTATTAAGTGGTAATGTTGTTGGAACGTTGGGGATTGGTCTAGGGTTTGGTTTAGCGATTATGGTTGCTGCTAATACAATCGGCCAAATTTCTGGGGCACATTTGAATCCAGCTGTAACACTAGCTTTTTTAGTAAATAAACGTCTTGATGTCCAAGAATTTATTGTTTATGTTGCTGGACAAATTATTGGAGCGATACTTGGTACTGGGTTACTAAGATTGATTTTAGGAATGACTGATTTAGGTGTAGATAACCTAGCTCAAACAACTTATCAAGGTATTTCAACAACAGGCGCATTTATCATTGAAATGACGCTAACAGCAATTTTAGTATTTGTTATTATGTCTGTGACAAGTAAAAAAGGTGAAACATCTTATAATGGTTTAGCAATTGGTTTAACTTTAACAATGTTACATTTTATTGGGGTTCCTTTAACAGGAATGTCAGTAAACCCTGTGAGAAGTTTATCGCCAGCAATATTTGTTGGAGGTGACGCGATGAGTCAACTATGGTTATACATTTTAGCACCATTAGTAGGTGGCTTAATCGCTGCAGTGATTGCAAAAACGTTACTACAAACAGAAGAATAA
- the pdhA gene encoding pyruvate dehydrogenase (acetyl-transferring) E1 component subunit alpha — translation MAKKKVNPLDFAALMEDINADFPTIQVLDKDGKVVDKDLLPDLSDDELVELMTRMVWARVLDQRSTALNRQGRLGFYAPTAGQEASQLASQFAMDKEDVLLPGYRDVPQLIQHGLPLRDAFLWSRGHAAGSEYAESLKALPPQIIIGAQYVQAAGVALGLKKRNKPNVAFTYTGDGGSSQGDFYEGINFAGAYKANAVFFIQNNGYAISTPRELQTAANTLAQKGIAAGIPSIQVDGMDALAVYKVTKAAREWAAAGNGPVLIETLTFRYGPHTLSGDDPTRYRTQEVEDEWHAKDPLTRFRIYLTEKGLWSEEKEEQIIEQTKEEIKTAIKAADAAPKQKVSDFLKNMFEVTPKLIQEQIDTFEAKESN, via the coding sequence ATGGCTAAGAAAAAAGTAAACCCACTTGATTTTGCAGCATTGATGGAAGACATTAACGCAGATTTTCCAACGATTCAAGTGTTAGATAAAGATGGTAAGGTTGTTGATAAAGATTTATTACCTGATTTATCAGATGACGAATTAGTAGAATTAATGACAAGAATGGTATGGGCAAGAGTTTTAGACCAACGTTCAACTGCATTAAACCGTCAAGGACGTTTAGGATTCTACGCTCCAACAGCTGGTCAAGAAGCAAGTCAATTAGCAAGTCAATTTGCTATGGATAAAGAAGATGTGTTATTACCAGGATATCGTGATGTTCCACAATTAATTCAACATGGTTTACCACTTAGAGACGCATTTTTATGGTCAAGAGGACATGCAGCAGGTAGTGAATACGCTGAAAGCTTAAAAGCTTTACCACCACAAATCATTATCGGTGCACAATATGTACAAGCAGCTGGTGTGGCTTTAGGTCTTAAAAAACGCAATAAACCAAATGTTGCATTTACTTATACAGGTGATGGCGGTTCTTCACAAGGGGACTTCTATGAAGGAATTAACTTTGCAGGAGCTTATAAAGCAAATGCTGTATTCTTTATTCAAAACAATGGCTATGCCATCTCAACACCACGTGAATTACAAACAGCAGCAAATACATTAGCTCAAAAAGGTATTGCAGCAGGTATCCCAAGTATTCAAGTAGATGGTATGGATGCATTAGCAGTATATAAAGTAACAAAAGCAGCTCGTGAATGGGCAGCAGCAGGAAATGGACCAGTTTTAATTGAGACATTAACATTCCGTTATGGACCACATACATTATCAGGGGACGATCCAACAAGATATCGTACTCAAGAAGTTGAAGATGAGTGGCATGCAAAAGATCCATTAACTCGTTTCAGAATTTACTTAACAGAAAAAGGTTTATGGTCTGAAGAAAAAGAAGAACAAATTATTGAACAAACTAAAGAAGAAATCAAAACAGCGATTAAAGCAGCTGATGCAGCACCAAAACAAAAAGTTTCAGATTTCTTGAAAAACATGTTTGAAGTAACACCTAAATTAATCCAAGAACAAATTGACACATTTGAAGCAAAGGAGTCGAACTAA
- a CDS encoding alpha-ketoacid dehydrogenase subunit beta, with the protein MAQKTMIQAITDALAVELEANQDVLVFGEDVGNNGGVFRATEGLQEKFGVDRVFDTPLAESGIGGLAFGLALENFRPVAEIQFFGFVFEVMDEIIGQMARTRYRMSGTRNIPVTIRAPFGGGVHTPEMHADNLEGLIAQSPGVRVVIPSNPYDAKGLLISAIRDNDPVVFLEHMKLYRSFREEVPEGAYTVPLDKAAVTREGTDVSVITYGAMVREAIKAAEALEKDGISVEIIDLRTVAPLDVDTIIASVEKTGRVVVVQEAQRQAGVGAQVVSEISERAVLSLEAPIGRVSAPDTVYPFGQAEGAWLPNASDIEAKVREIHSF; encoded by the coding sequence ATGGCACAAAAAACAATGATTCAAGCAATCACAGATGCTTTAGCAGTAGAACTTGAAGCAAATCAAGATGTATTAGTATTTGGTGAAGATGTTGGTAATAACGGTGGGGTATTCCGTGCTACTGAAGGATTACAAGAAAAATTTGGTGTGGATCGTGTATTCGATACACCATTAGCTGAGTCAGGTATCGGTGGTTTAGCATTCGGTTTAGCTTTAGAAAACTTCCGTCCAGTTGCAGAAATCCAATTCTTTGGTTTCGTATTTGAAGTAATGGATGAAATTATCGGACAAATGGCTCGTACTCGTTACCGTATGAGTGGTACTCGTAATATTCCAGTTACAATCCGCGCCCCATTTGGTGGTGGTGTTCATACACCTGAAATGCATGCGGATAACTTAGAAGGGTTAATCGCTCAATCACCAGGTGTACGTGTGGTTATTCCAAGTAATCCATATGATGCAAAAGGATTATTAATTTCAGCTATTCGTGACAACGATCCAGTTGTTTTCTTAGAACACATGAAATTATACCGTTCATTCCGTGAAGAAGTTCCAGAAGGTGCTTATACAGTTCCTTTAGATAAAGCAGCTGTAACACGAGAAGGAACTGATGTTTCAGTTATTACTTATGGCGCAATGGTTCGTGAAGCAATCAAAGCAGCAGAAGCATTAGAAAAAGATGGTATCTCTGTTGAAATCATTGACTTAAGAACAGTTGCCCCATTAGATGTAGATACAATTATTGCCTCTGTTGAAAAAACAGGACGTGTTGTAGTTGTTCAAGAAGCACAAAGACAAGCCGGAGTTGGCGCTCAAGTTGTTTCAGAAATTTCAGAAAGAGCGGTTCTTTCTTTAGAAGCACCAATCGGACGTGTGTCAGCACCTGATACAGTTTATCCATTTGGTCAAGCAGAAGGTGCATGGTTACCAAATGCATCAGATATCGAAGCAAAAGTAAGAGAAATTCATTCATTCTAA
- a CDS encoding SulP family inorganic anion transporter, whose protein sequence is MLLSIKKDEWTDNPRENIFAGLVSSVAILPEVIGFAIIAGVQPVSALFASATTLLVITLTGGRPAMVSAAAGSMALVIAGLVQSHGLNYMIAATILTGIFQFVLGYLNVHRLMKYIPKSVMIGFVNGLAISIFLAQVQQLPEQNMIGYVMVIVSILAIYLLPRVIKVVPPALIIIIAMTILSFVFKGSFFTVGDLGDMSSLDVSFGLPLVPMNVETLWIILPTAISLTFIGLMETLLTVPIVDEMTNSTSDSKREVKAQGLANFITGLFGGQGGCAMIGQAVINVKSGGRTRLSTFVSGTTLLLFIFVLNSLMMVIPTAALIGIMITVAGDTFNWESLQLVKSWEMIESTVMIVTVVIIVYTGNLAIGILCGVVLNGLSILFTKLYKKIVKRQ, encoded by the coding sequence GTGTTACTTAGTATAAAAAAAGATGAGTGGACTGACAATCCACGTGAAAATATTTTTGCTGGACTAGTGTCATCAGTGGCAATCTTACCCGAAGTGATAGGGTTTGCCATTATTGCAGGCGTTCAACCAGTGTCAGCGTTATTTGCCTCTGCGACAACTCTTTTAGTCATTACATTAACTGGTGGTAGACCAGCAATGGTGTCTGCAGCTGCTGGATCAATGGCACTTGTGATTGCAGGTTTGGTACAATCACATGGACTAAATTATATGATTGCTGCAACAATTTTAACTGGTATATTTCAATTTGTTTTAGGCTATTTAAATGTACACAGATTAATGAAATATATTCCTAAAAGTGTCATGATAGGATTTGTTAATGGATTAGCGATTTCTATTTTTTTAGCGCAAGTTCAACAATTACCTGAGCAAAATATGATAGGTTATGTGATGGTTATCGTTAGTATTTTAGCCATTTATTTACTACCTAGAGTGATTAAAGTTGTACCACCAGCACTTATTATTATTATAGCTATGACTATTTTATCATTTGTTTTTAAAGGAAGTTTCTTTACGGTAGGGGACTTAGGTGATATGTCTTCACTTGATGTATCGTTTGGATTACCTCTTGTACCAATGAATGTAGAAACATTGTGGATAATCTTACCAACAGCCATTTCATTAACGTTTATTGGATTAATGGAAACATTATTAACAGTTCCTATTGTGGATGAGATGACAAATTCAACAAGTGATAGTAAACGTGAAGTGAAGGCACAAGGATTGGCTAATTTTATCACTGGATTGTTTGGTGGACAAGGCGGATGTGCCATGATTGGTCAAGCTGTGATAAACGTTAAATCAGGTGGTCGAACTCGTTTATCGACGTTTGTATCAGGTACGACACTATTACTGTTTATTTTTGTTTTAAACTCACTCATGATGGTGATTCCCACAGCAGCTTTGATCGGGATTATGATAACAGTGGCAGGGGATACGTTTAATTGGGAAAGCTTACAGTTAGTTAAATCATGGGAGATGATTGAGAGTACTGTGATGATAGTGACTGTCGTGATTATCGTCTACACAGGGAATTTAGCGATTGGAATTTTGTGTGGTGTCGTATTGAATGGGTTATCTATATTATTTACAAAACTTTATAAAAAAATAGTAAAAAGACAATGA
- the lpdA gene encoding dihydrolipoyl dehydrogenase, translating into MVVGDFALELDTVVIGAGPGGYVAAIRAAQMGQKVAIIEKEYIGGVCLNVGCIPSKALISAGHKYQEAMHSAIFGVTADNVSLDFSKTQEWKNNQVVAKLTGGVEFLLKKNKVEIIRGEAFFVDENTLRVIDGDHAQTYSFNHAIVATGSRPIEIKGFKFGGRIIDSTGGLSLTEVPKKLVIVGGGVIGAELGGAYANLGAEVTILEGSPQILPTFEKDMVKLVEKEFDNKGIKVVTKAMAKEAVDNGDNVTVTYEVDGKEEKVEADYVMVTVGRRPNTDDLGLEILGVEMTDRGLVKVDNQGRTNVKSIFAIGDIVPGAALAHKASYEAKIAAEAIAGEPVAVDYRAMPAVAFTDPELATVGMTEKEAKEAGLNVKASKFSLGGNGRALSLNQTEGFVRLVTTKEDNVIVGGQVAGISASDIIAEIGLAVEAGMNAEDIALTIHSHPSLSEAVMDTAELALGMPIHM; encoded by the coding sequence ATGGTTGTAGGAGATTTCGCATTAGAATTAGATACAGTAGTAATTGGTGCAGGACCTGGTGGATATGTTGCCGCAATTCGTGCAGCACAAATGGGCCAAAAAGTAGCCATTATTGAAAAAGAATACATCGGCGGCGTTTGTTTAAACGTCGGATGTATTCCATCAAAAGCACTAATTAGTGCAGGACACAAATATCAAGAAGCAATGCATTCAGCTATCTTTGGTGTAACTGCTGATAATGTATCACTTGATTTTTCTAAAACTCAAGAATGGAAAAACAACCAAGTAGTTGCAAAATTAACTGGTGGTGTTGAATTCTTACTTAAGAAAAATAAAGTTGAAATTATCCGTGGTGAAGCATTCTTCGTTGATGAAAATACATTACGTGTTATCGATGGTGACCATGCGCAAACTTATTCATTTAATCATGCTATTGTTGCAACTGGTAGTCGTCCAATCGAAATTAAAGGATTTAAATTTGGTGGACGTATTATTGATTCAACTGGTGGATTAAGCTTAACTGAAGTTCCTAAAAAATTAGTTATCGTCGGTGGTGGCGTTATCGGTGCTGAATTAGGTGGAGCGTACGCTAACCTAGGTGCTGAAGTAACAATTTTAGAAGGTTCTCCACAAATTTTACCAACATTTGAAAAAGATATGGTTAAACTTGTTGAAAAAGAATTTGACAACAAAGGTATCAAAGTTGTAACAAAAGCAATGGCTAAAGAAGCTGTTGACAATGGCGATAACGTGACTGTAACTTATGAAGTTGACGGTAAAGAAGAAAAAGTTGAAGCAGATTACGTTATGGTAACTGTAGGTCGTCGTCCAAATACTGATGATTTAGGTTTAGAAATCTTAGGTGTTGAGATGACTGATCGCGGATTAGTAAAAGTTGATAACCAAGGACGCACTAACGTGAAAAGTATTTTTGCAATTGGTGACATCGTTCCTGGAGCTGCACTTGCTCATAAAGCAAGTTATGAAGCTAAAATTGCTGCAGAAGCCATTGCTGGTGAACCAGTAGCAGTTGATTATCGTGCAATGCCAGCTGTAGCCTTTACAGATCCTGAATTGGCAACTGTTGGTATGACAGAAAAAGAAGCAAAAGAAGCTGGATTAAACGTGAAAGCATCTAAATTCTCATTAGGTGGAAATGGTCGTGCGTTATCATTAAACCAAACTGAAGGATTTGTACGTTTAGTTACAACAAAAGAAGACAACGTGATTGTTGGTGGACAAGTTGCTGGTATTAGTGCTAGTGATATTATTGCAGAAATTGGTTTAGCTGTTGAAGCTGGAATGAATGCTGAAGATATCGCTTTAACTATCCATTCACATCCATCATTATCTGAAGCTGTTATGGACACAGCAGAATTAGCATTAGGTATGCCAATTCACATGTAA
- a CDS encoding dihydrolipoyllysine-residue acetyltransferase — MAFKFKLPDIGEGIAEGEIVKLFVKEGDTINEDDTLLEVQNDKSVEEIPSPVTGKVLKVLVSEGTVANVGDVLVEIDAPGHEDEEETVAPAEEAAAPAASAPAASTGGVFQFKLPDIGEGIAEGEIVKWFVSAGDTINEDDTLLEVQNDKSVEEIPSPVTGKVVNVLVPEGTVANVGDVLVEIDAPGHNDAPATSAPATETPAAAAPTASTPETPSAPTGKPSARVLAMPSVRQYARAKGVDITLVTPTGKGGRVVKSDIDNFGSAPAAQSTEKVAVSEEKVAVAPAKETAKPAAPFVGMPEVEVREKMTPTRKAIAKAMVNSKHTAPHVTLHDDVEVSKLWDHRKKFKDVAATRNTKLTFLPYVVKALTATMQKFPTLNASIDDATNEIVYKHYYNIGIATDTDHGLYVPNVKQANTKSMFDIADEINEKAALAIEGKLTAADMRDGTVTISNIGSVGGGWFTPVINYPEVAILGVGTITQQPVVNADGEIVVGRMMKLSLSFDHRIVDGATAQKAMNNIKRLLADPELLLMEG, encoded by the coding sequence ATGGCTTTTAAATTTAAATTACCAGACATTGGTGAAGGTATCGCAGAAGGCGAAATCGTTAAATTGTTTGTTAAAGAAGGCGACACAATCAACGAAGATGATACGTTATTAGAAGTACAAAACGATAAATCAGTAGAAGAAATTCCTTCTCCTGTAACAGGTAAAGTATTAAAAGTTCTTGTTTCAGAAGGAACAGTAGCAAACGTTGGTGACGTGTTAGTTGAAATCGACGCACCAGGACATGAAGACGAAGAAGAAACAGTAGCTCCTGCTGAAGAAGCAGCTGCACCAGCAGCAAGTGCTCCTGCAGCTAGCACAGGTGGCGTGTTCCAATTCAAATTACCAGATATCGGTGAAGGTATTGCTGAAGGCGAAATCGTAAAATGGTTTGTTTCTGCTGGAGATACAATCAACGAAGACGATACATTGTTAGAAGTACAAAATGATAAATCAGTAGAAGAAATTCCTTCTCCTGTAACAGGTAAAGTAGTTAACGTATTAGTACCTGAAGGAACAGTAGCAAACGTTGGTGATGTATTAGTAGAAATTGATGCACCAGGACATAATGATGCTCCTGCAACAAGTGCACCAGCTACTGAAACACCAGCAGCTGCAGCTCCAACTGCAAGTACACCAGAAACACCAAGTGCACCAACAGGTAAACCAAGTGCTCGTGTATTAGCAATGCCATCAGTACGTCAATATGCTCGTGCTAAAGGTGTTGATATTACGTTAGTAACACCAACAGGTAAAGGTGGACGTGTGGTTAAATCTGATATTGATAACTTTGGTTCAGCACCAGCAGCTCAATCAACTGAAAAAGTTGCTGTATCTGAAGAAAAAGTTGCTGTTGCACCAGCTAAAGAAACTGCTAAACCAGCAGCACCATTTGTTGGTATGCCTGAAGTTGAAGTTCGTGAAAAAATGACTCCAACACGTAAAGCAATTGCTAAAGCAATGGTAAACAGCAAACATACAGCTCCTCATGTAACATTACATGATGATGTTGAAGTATCTAAATTATGGGATCACCGTAAGAAATTTAAAGATGTTGCAGCAACAAGAAATACTAAATTAACTTTCTTGCCATATGTTGTTAAAGCATTAACTGCAACTATGCAAAAATTCCCAACATTAAACGCATCAATTGATGACGCAACAAACGAAATTGTTTACAAACATTACTATAACATTGGTATTGCAACTGATACTGATCATGGTTTATATGTACCAAACGTTAAACAAGCAAACACTAAGAGCATGTTTGATATTGCAGATGAAATTAACGAAAAAGCTGCTTTAGCTATTGAAGGTAAATTAACTGCAGCTGATATGCGTGATGGTACTGTAACAATTAGTAATATTGGTTCTGTTGGTGGTGGCTGGTTTACACCGGTTATTAACTACCCAGAAGTTGCTATCTTAGGTGTTGGTACTATTACACAACAACCTGTTGTAAATGCAGATGGAGAAATTGTTGTTGGAAGAATGATGAAATTATCATTAAGCTTTGACCACCGTATCGTTGATGGAGCAACAGCACAAAAAGCAATGAACAATATTAAACGTTTATTAGCTGATCCAGAATTATTATTAATGGAAGGATAA